One Helianthus annuus cultivar XRQ/B chromosome 7, HanXRQr2.0-SUNRISE, whole genome shotgun sequence genomic region harbors:
- the LOC110867236 gene encoding pectinesterase 2, protein MAIQSAIDEARAAYNKTHVIESTYPNVPGKSLWGSCVYYFDRTASTLNMALNPDHDLQSTPLDVQTWLSAGLTYITVCHKGFELINMTNTMLPVITTSLTELIVNSLAISVTIPSSNTNGLVNVNFSDEYKLADLANEKPDVVVAQHSSGDFTSIQKAVDYAMTHRMPRKRFVIYVKAGIYNEYVEIAETVKYITMYGDGINKTIITGNRHCGGDMLKSSKAGDLQGSATFRCKVTAAPELNPSKYAKAFLGRPWFRLSRTVYMQSFLDGLVDPRGWLDSWGHKDTAYCGEYMNYGPGSSTNQRVNWPHYHAITDPKTAKFFTVAHFISGYNWLPKTGVPFTAGFKNRSVLLN, encoded by the exons ATGGCCATACAATCAGCCATTGATGAAGCACGTGCGGCTTATAACAAAACTCACGTGATCGAGTCCACTTACCCAAACGTCCCGGGTAAAAGCTTGTGGGGTAGCTGCGTTTACTACTTTGACCGGACCGCGTCCACACTTAACATGGCCCTAAACCCTGACCATGACCTCCAATCCACCCCACTAGACGTCCAAACATGGCTTAGCGCAGGTTTAACCTACATAACCGTTTGTCACAAAGGGTTTGAGTTGATTAACATGACCAACACCATGTTACCCGTAATAACTACCAGTTTGACCGAACTAATAGTCAACTCTTTAGCTATTAGTGTTACTATTCCATCTAGTAATACTAATGGGCTTGTTAATGTGAATTTTAGCGATGAATACAAGCTTGCTGATTTGGCAAACGAAAAGCCTGACGTTGTGGTGGCTCAACATAGTTCAGGCGACTTTACATCCATTCAAAAAGCGGTTGATTATGCGATGACTCACCGCATGCCCAGAAAGAGGTTTGTGATTTACGTGAAAGCTGGTATTTATAATGAATACGTGGAGATAGCAGAGACAGTTAAGTATATAACGATGTATGGTGACGGAATAAATAAGACGATCATAACCGGTAACCGACATTGTGGTGGTGACATGCTCAAGTCCTCAAAGGCTGGTGACTTGCAGGGATCGGCAACTTTTA GGTGTAAGGTAACTGCCGCACCCGAGCTTAATCCGAGTAAGTATGCAAAAGCATTTCTAGGAAGGCCATGGTTTAGGCTGAGTCGAACCGTTTATATGCAATCTTTTCTTGATGGGTTGGTGGACCCACGAGGGTGGCTTGATAGTTGGGGTCACAAGGATACTGCTTATTGTGGAGAGTACATGAATTATGGGCCAGGTTCTTCTACTAATCAAAGGGTCAATTGGCCCCATTACCATGCCATAACAGATCCAAAGACAGCTAAGTTTTTCACGGTGGCCCATTTCATTTCGGGTTATAATTGGCTTCCTAAAACCGGTGTTCCTTTTACAGCAGGGTTTAAAAACCGTTCCGTTCTACTAAATTGA
- the LOC110867235 gene encoding uncharacterized protein LOC110867235, which translates to MTFSHTFSQNCGRLVFEKVWLKPNFGVVNSKKAASATSDLLDTELIQYLKLVLDSNNQLVKTYRRVRDRLVDNPHVDLKLRLKANRSKDGRTYNLPTSSKVVALIVGDLEEALDNRDVVVESKKDGLQRISELHPSYLALQYLVFFPFGEDGYRIDILHREGRASTKKKESKGTMRKYFAYHVQDRVNHFSLILNARRLLQQFLVDVYTMIESERLLFIRLQQRNLRSETYENLKKLGQNGNPDMSNVGTRVLLPSSFTEGSRYMRENYYDAMAICKWFGYPDFFITITCNPKWPEIKRFLKDKNINSEDRPDILCRLFEMKLDAIIKDLREKSLFGNASAVVYTIEFQKRGLPHAHICLFLNDESKLPSVDHVDNFISAEIPDKNLEPDLFNLVSDYMIHGPCGVAKPNCPCMVEDSGFFVEKSGIQLDNRSVVPYSKTLLRRYQAHINVEWCNQAASIKYLFKYINKGPDRAEFGFVQNADEGQLEDSKDEIKEYYDCRYLSACEATWRIFAFDVHYQYPSVMRLPFHLPDKQNVVYGPDDDLDSVLHKSSVASTMFLGWMEKNEKDPLARSLTYVEFPTKFVWKQQERVWDKRIIGKTIGRIHCVNPSMGEAYFLRILLNKVKGPKSFEEIRTINGEVFPTFRDACYARGLLDDDKEYIEAIKEAYYTGSGYYLRNLFATMLASDTLSRPEHVWENTWEYLSDGILYNRQKLLRIEGLSLPEEQIRNLTLLEIERYLLRNNSSLSRFPTMPQPDSESIYSADNRLIADELRYDVSATAIEFNNNLRSLTNEQRLVFDEIIAAVNSNAGGVFFVYGYGGTGKTFLWKTLSASIRCKGDIVLNVASSGIASLLLPGGRTAHSRFHIPLNLTESSMCFIKPDDDVADLLRKTKLIIWDEAPMNHKHAFEALDRTMKDIFKCEMTFGRKVMVFGGDFRQILPVVPNGSRREIVNVSITSSYIWSSCKVLTLTKNMRLTVGANASDIEEIKAFANWLLELGEGKIGGSDDCEVVIDIPEDLLIKCSEDPMSDLIDFVYPSLLQLYKDKDYFAERAILAPTNKVVQEINERLLASFPGDEAEYLSSDSICQTDQAKNQAHARLYSPDVLNGLKISSLPNHRLVLKVGVPVMLLRNIDQKNGLCNGTRLRITKIYRRVIEAEIISGGNIGTRTFIPRISLTPSDKRIPIKFQRRKFPLNVCFAMTINKSQGQSLSRVGLYLKYPVFSHGQLYVALSRVKNRAGVKLLILDKDGNVTSKTTNVVYKEVFSGI; encoded by the exons atgACATTTAGCCACACATTTAGTCAAAATTGTGGCAGGCTTGTGTTTGAAAAAGTGTGGCTAAAGCCCAATTTTGGCGTAGTGAACTCAAAGAAAGCAGCTTCCGCAACTTCTGATTTGCTTGACACTGAACTCATACAGTATCTTAAGCTGGTTTTAGATTCAAATAATCAGCTGGTGAAAACTTATAGGCGTGTACGAGATCGGTTGGTTGATAATCCTCATGTTGACCTAAAACTACGGCTTAAGGCAAATAGGTCTAAAGATGGTCGTACATACAACCTACCGACGTCGTCCAAAGTTGTTGCGCTTATAGTTGGAGACCTTGAGGAAGCTCTTGATAATCGTGATGTAGTTGTTGAGTCGAAGAAAGATGGTCTACAGCGTATAAGCGAGCTTCATCCATCGTATCTCGCTCTTCAGTATCTAGTGTTTTTCCCTTTTGGTGAAGATGGTTACCGAATTGATATTCTTCATAGAGAAGGAAGGGCGTCAACGAAGAAGAAAGAGTCAAAAGGTACAATGAGAAAGTATTTTGCCTACCATGTTCAAGATAGAGTCAATCATTTCTCTTTGATTCTTAATGCTCGAAGACTTTTGCAACAGTTCTTGGTTGACGTTTATACCATGATTGAAAGTGAACGATTACTATTCATACGTCTACAGCAAAGGAACCTCAGATCTGAGACATATGAGAACCTTAAGAAGCTTGGACAAAACGGTAATCCAGATATGTCAAATGTTGGAACACGCGTACTACTACCGTCTTCGTTTACCGAAGGATCGCGTTATATGAGGGAGAATTATTATGACGCGATGGCCATTTGTAAATGGTTTGGTTACCCCGATTTCTTCATTACGATAACTTGTAATCCGAAATGGCCGGAGATTAAACGATTTCTGAAGGACAAGAACATTAATTCGGAGGATAGACCGGACATTCTATGTCGATTGTTCGAAATGAAGCTTGACGCGATAATAAAAGACTTGCGAGAGAAATCTTTATTCGGCAACGCATCGGCAG TTGTGTATACGATAGAGTTTCAGAAACGAGGTCTACCTCATGCCCATATCTGTCTGTTCTTAAATGACGAAAGCAAGCTTCCATCGGTTGACCATGTTGACAATTTTATTTCTGCCGAGATACCTGACAAAAACTTAGAGCCAGATCTGTTTAATCTTGTCAGCGACTACATGATTCACGGTCCTTGTGGTGTTGCAAAACCAAATTGTCCGTGTATGGTAGAAG ATTCAGGATTTTTTGTTGAGAAATCTGGTATTCAGCTTGATAACAGAAGCGTTGTTCCGTATAGCAAAACCCTTTTGAGACGTTATCAGGCACACATTAACGTCGAATGGTGTAACCAGGCTGCGTCCATAAAGTATTTGTTTAAATACATTAATAAAGGACCAGATAGGGCAGAATTTGGTTTTGTACAAAATGCCGATGAAGGTCAGCTTGAAGATAGTAAAGATGAAATCAAAGAGTATTACGATTGCAGATATCTATCGGCTTGCGAAGCTACATGGCGCATCTTTGCATTTGATGTTCATTACCAGTATCCATCCGTAATGAGGCTTCCGTTTCATCTACCAGATAAACAAAACGTTGTATACGGCCCTGATGACGATCTTGATAGTGTTCTTCATAAATCATCTGTTGCTAGTACGATGTTTTTGGGGTGGatggaaaagaatgaaaaagatCCGCTAGCGCGCAGTCTTACTTACGTTGAGTTTCCTACTAAATTTGTTTGGAAGCAGCAGGAAAGGGTATGGGATAAGCGGATAATAGGCAAAACCATTGGTCGAATTCACTGTGTTAATCCTTCTATGGGCGAGGCTTACTTTTTAAGAATCCTTCTTAATAAGGTAAAAGGGCCTAAGTCTTTTGAAGAGATTCGTACTATTAATGGAGAAGTCTTCCCAACATTTAGAGATGCGTGCTATGCTAGAGGCCTTTTAGACGACGACAAGGAGTATATAGAAGCTATCAAAGAGGCATACTACACAGGTTCAGGATACTATCTTCGTAATCTGTTTGCTACAATGTTGGCGTCTGATACATTATCAAGGCCGGAACATGTTTGGGAAAACACATGGGAGTACCTTTCGGATGGTATTTTATACAATCGTCAAAAGCTTTTGAGGATCGAAG GTTTGTCTCTTCCAGAAGAACAAATAAGGAACCTAACGTTGCTGGAAATTGAGCGTTACTTATTACGTAACAACTCAAGTCTAAGTCGGTTTCCGACTATGCCTCAACCCGACAGTGAGTCAATATATTCGGCAGACAACCGATTAATTGCTGACGAGCTTCGGTACGATGTAAGCGCTACTGCCATCGAGTTTAATAATAATTTAAGAAGCCTAACCAATGAGCAGCGTTTAGTGTTTGATGAGATAATTGCAGCAGTTAATAGTAATGCTGGCGGTGTGTTCTTCGTCTATGGCTACGGAGGGACTGGAAAGACGTTTCTGTGGAAGACATTATCTGCATCTATTAGATGTAAAGGAGATATTGTACTTAATGTTGCATCAAGTGGTATCGCATCTCTTTTGTTACCTGGTGGACGTACTGCACATTCAAGGTTTCATATACCTTTGAATTTAACAGAAAGCTCGATGTGTTTTATTAAACCGGACGATGACGTTGCTGATTTGTTAAGGAAAACTAAATTGATAATTTGGGATGAAGCACCGATGAATCATAAACATGCGTTTGAAGCACTTGACCGAACAATGAAAGATATTTTCAAATGTGAGATGACCTTTGGTCGTAAAGTTATGGTGTTCGGTGGTGACTTTAGACAGATACTTCCGGTTGTACCAAATGGAAGTAGGCGAGAAATCGTTAATGTTTCAATCACTTCGTCGTATATTTGGAGTAGTTGCAAGGTCCTTACGTTAACCAAAAACATGAGGTTAACCGTAGGAGCGAACGCATCTGATATAGAAGAGATTAAAGCTTTTGCGAATTGGTTGCTCGAGTTGGGGGAGGGAAAAATTGGTGGCAGTGACGATTGTGAGGTGGTTATAGATATTCCTGAAGATTTGTTAATCAAATGCTCTGAGGATCCTATGTCAGATCTGATCGACTTTGTATATCCTTCACTTCTCCAACTGTACAAAGATAAAGATTATTTTGCTGAAAGAGCTATACTAGCACCAACAAACAAGGTTGTTCAAGAAATTAATGAAAGATTGCTTGCTTCGTTTCCTGGCGATGAAGCCGAGTATCTGAGTTCTGATAGTATTTGTCAAACTGATCAAGCAAAAAACCAAGCACATGCGAGACTATATTCTCCCGATGTTCTCAATGGTCTTAAAATTTCTAGTTTGCCTAATCATCGATTAGTCCTTAAAGTTGGTGTGCCTGTAATGTTGCTTCGTAATATTGATCAAAAAAATGGTTTGTGCAACGGTACTAGACTGCGGATTACTAAAATTTATAGACGTGTTATAGAGGCTGAGATTATATCCGGCGGAAACATAGGGACCAGAACGTTTATTCCACGAATCAGTTTGACACCGTCAGATAAAAGAATTCCTATCAAGTTTCAACGACGAAAATTCCCGTTAAATGTATGTTTTGCAATGACTATAAATAAAAGTCAAGGACAGTCTCTATCAAGGGTTGGATTGTATTTGAAGTATCCAGTTTTCTCACATGGTCAGCTTTATGTTGCGTTATCAAGAGTTAAAAACAGAGCCGGTGTGAAGTTGCTTATACTAGATAAAGATGGGAATGTAACGAGTAAAACAACAAATGTAGTCTACAAGGAAGTTTTTTCCGGCATTTAA
- the LOC118480511 gene encoding uncharacterized protein LOC118480511 has protein sequence MPYQFKILNDKKYAFKIQISHFNIDNHTDGYAVHKLVNDPAIIESLESRIPADQGVDEPDANVSLSDLSTQNPFALKEAVDSIGDSFTPDCTSKDCSKTSSAELKRNLADVYEVEETTSLSSTKVKKTGDAYVTIDGVETIMLVPKIEK, from the exons ATGCCCTATCAGTTTAAAATTTTGAATGATAAAAAGTATGCTTTCAAGATTCAGATTAGTCACTTCAATATTGACAACCACACTGATGGGTATGCTGTTCATAAGCTGGTGAATGATCCAGCTATTATTGAATCTTTGGAGAGCCGAATTCCAGCTGATCAG GGTGTGGACGAGCCGGATGCTAATGTTTCACTTAGCGATTTATCAACTCAAAATCCTTTTGCTCTAAAG GAGGCTGTGGATTCTATTGGGGATAGCTTCACACCCGATTGCACATCTAAAGATTGTTCAAAGACTTCGTCTGCGGAACTGAAGCGTAACCTTGCGGACGTTTATGAAGTTGAAGAAACCACGTCTCTATCATCAACGAAGGTTAAAAAGACTGGTGACGCATATGTCACAATTGATGGTGTGGAAACCATCATGTTGGTTCCAAAGATTGAAAAGTAG